The following are from one region of the Acidobacteriota bacterium genome:
- a CDS encoding cytochrome ubiquinol oxidase subunit I translates to MDSALLIHRIHFAFTITFHYLFPQLTMGLALLIVVLKTIALRRKDPAYSEAARFWAKIFGINFVLGVVTGIPMEFQFGTNWSHFSRFAGGVIGQTLGMEGMFAFFLESAFLGLFLYGEKKLSPVAHWWSAVAVFIGSWLSGYFIVATDAFMQYPVGYFVAADGSVQLSSFWALVLNPWAAWQYSHTMMGAAITGAFVMASVGAFYLLGNKFTEHARIFVKVGVVAGCVFSILQAFPTGDGQGRMVATYQPATLAAMEGLFQSQRSAPIVLMGQPNDQQGKIDNPVEVPGMLSMLTYKRWNAHVRGLDDFPKQDWPDNIPLLYYSYHIMVGLGTAFIAIMAVSAFLLYGDRLYKTRWMLWILLLSLPFPYIANTAGWMTAELGRQPWLVYGLMRTADGYSKTVSAGNGMFTLLGFMGLYTVLGILFLFLMRRELETGPGGEIKPAILHGKEAK, encoded by the coding sequence ATGGACAGTGCACTCCTTATCCACCGCATCCATTTTGCATTCACCATTACCTTCCACTATCTCTTTCCGCAGCTGACGATGGGTTTGGCGCTGCTGATCGTTGTCCTGAAAACGATCGCGCTCCGGCGCAAAGATCCGGCGTACAGCGAGGCTGCTCGTTTCTGGGCGAAGATTTTCGGTATCAACTTCGTCCTGGGAGTGGTGACGGGTATTCCGATGGAATTTCAGTTCGGAACAAACTGGTCGCACTTCTCCCGCTTCGCTGGCGGCGTGATCGGGCAGACCCTGGGCATGGAAGGCATGTTCGCCTTTTTCCTCGAGTCTGCATTTCTCGGCCTGTTCCTTTACGGTGAAAAGAAGTTGAGTCCCGTCGCGCACTGGTGGTCGGCGGTCGCGGTGTTTATTGGTTCGTGGCTGTCGGGATACTTCATCGTAGCGACCGACGCGTTCATGCAATATCCCGTGGGCTATTTCGTTGCCGCGGACGGCTCCGTACAGCTCTCCAGCTTCTGGGCACTCGTGTTGAATCCCTGGGCGGCCTGGCAGTATTCCCACACCATGATGGGAGCGGCGATCACCGGAGCGTTCGTGATGGCGTCGGTGGGCGCATTTTATTTGCTGGGCAATAAATTCACCGAGCATGCCCGCATCTTCGTCAAAGTCGGAGTCGTTGCGGGCTGCGTGTTCAGCATCCTGCAGGCATTCCCCACCGGAGACGGCCAGGGCAGGATGGTCGCTACTTACCAGCCCGCAACGTTAGCCGCGATGGAAGGACTATTTCAAAGCCAGCGTAGCGCACCGATCGTGCTCATGGGCCAGCCCAATGACCAGCAAGGGAAGATCGACAATCCCGTGGAAGTTCCGGGCATGCTGAGTATGTTGACCTACAAGCGCTGGAACGCGCACGTGCGGGGACTCGACGATTTTCCCAAACAGGATTGGCCGGATAACATCCCGCTTCTCTACTACAGCTATCACATCATGGTGGGACTGGGGACGGCTTTCATTGCGATCATGGCAGTGTCCGCCTTCCTGCTGTATGGCGATCGTCTTTACAAAACCAGGTGGATGCTCTGGATTCTCCTGCTGTCGCTGCCTTTCCCCTACATTGCAAATACGGCCGGCTGGATGACCGCTGAACTCGGGCGTCAACCGTGGCTGGTGTATGGATTGATGCGCACCGCGGACGGCTACTCTAAAACGGTGTCGGCAGGGAACGGAATGTTTACCCTGCTTGGATTTATGGGCCTCTATACCGTGCTCGGTATTCTTTTCCTGTTTCTGATGCGACGGGAACTGGAGACTGGGCCGGGCGGCGAGATCAAGCCGGCAATCCTGCACGGCAAGGAGGCAAAGTAG
- the cydB gene encoding cytochrome d ubiquinol oxidase subunit II: MPTLWYWIVAVMVTAYVVLDGFDLGAGAIYLAVAKTDEERRRVLASIGPVWDGNEVWLLAAGGTLYFAFPQLYASSFSGFYLPLHMVLWLLILRGIGIEFRAHVRNPVWQNFFDVVFSGASILLTIFFGAALGNVVRGVPLDATGYFFEPLWTNFFNLGPQTGILDWYTVLIGVLALVTLVAHGSLYVAVKTDDDLGRRAKGVALLCWPLQFFLTIVSLVATYFIRPEVMNNYDKHKIGLLVPVLVFGCLAVLLWANPKGKEKLAFIASSLYITGMLVGAAFALYPVVLPARDRQFSLTIHNTAAGNHGLSVGLAWWTIGFVLATAYFVFLYRMFRGKVQAGEGHY; this comes from the coding sequence ATGCCAACCCTCTGGTATTGGATTGTCGCAGTGATGGTCACCGCCTACGTCGTCCTGGACGGCTTCGATCTGGGCGCGGGCGCAATTTACCTTGCCGTCGCCAAGACCGATGAAGAGCGCCGCCGAGTGCTGGCCTCGATTGGGCCGGTGTGGGACGGCAACGAAGTCTGGCTGCTGGCAGCGGGCGGCACACTGTATTTCGCGTTCCCGCAACTCTACGCATCCAGCTTCAGCGGCTTCTATCTGCCTCTGCACATGGTTCTCTGGCTGCTGATCCTGCGCGGTATCGGCATTGAATTCCGCGCCCATGTCCGCAACCCTGTCTGGCAGAATTTCTTTGACGTTGTGTTCAGCGGTGCCAGTATCCTGCTGACCATCTTCTTCGGAGCTGCGCTGGGAAACGTTGTGCGCGGTGTGCCGCTCGATGCCACCGGATATTTCTTTGAACCACTGTGGACGAACTTCTTTAACCTCGGTCCACAAACCGGCATTCTGGATTGGTACACGGTGCTGATCGGAGTGCTGGCGCTGGTGACACTGGTTGCTCATGGATCGCTCTATGTTGCGGTCAAGACCGATGACGATCTCGGCCGACGCGCGAAAGGCGTGGCGCTATTGTGCTGGCCCCTGCAATTTTTCCTGACAATCGTCAGCCTGGTGGCGACCTACTTTATTCGTCCCGAGGTGATGAACAACTACGACAAACACAAGATTGGCCTGTTGGTTCCGGTATTGGTGTTCGGATGTCTCGCGGTGCTGTTGTGGGCAAATCCCAAAGGCAAGGAAAAGCTCGCGTTCATCGCATCCAGCCTTTACATCACGGGGATGCTGGTAGGCGCGGCGTTTGCGCTTTATCCCGTAGTGTTGCCGGCACGCGACCGGCAATTCAGTCTTACGATTCACAACACTGCCGCGGGAAATCACGGCCTCAGCGTCGGCCTGGCCTGGTGGACGATCGGCTTCGTGCTGGCGACTGCGTATTTCGTATTTCTCTACCGTATGTTTCGTGGAAAAGTTCAGGCGGGAGAAGGACACTACTAG
- a CDS encoding SDR family oxidoreductase — protein sequence MTNSLQNKTILLTGAGTGIGRACALAFAREGASLALVGRRREKLEEVAKACGGSPLVVPADLSRKSEIERAVAETAARFGRIDVLVNNAGILFPGTAEQITEEQWDQTFQVNVKSVWQLSCAVLPHFRKAGGGNIINVASVLGINGARNRASYSPSKGAVILLTKCMAIDHGHENIRVNAICPSFVETDLTAAFVNVAPDPEGLRRERIAVHPIGRLGKPEDIAGLAVYLASDASSWVTGAIYPVDGGYLAV from the coding sequence ATGACCAACTCTCTCCAGAACAAAACCATTCTTCTAACTGGGGCCGGTACCGGGATCGGCCGTGCTTGTGCATTGGCGTTCGCTCGCGAAGGTGCGAGCTTGGCCCTGGTTGGACGCCGTCGAGAAAAACTTGAAGAGGTTGCGAAAGCGTGTGGTGGATCTCCGCTGGTAGTTCCGGCGGACCTCTCGCGGAAGTCTGAGATTGAACGCGCGGTAGCGGAAACGGCTGCGCGTTTCGGGCGCATCGACGTCCTCGTCAACAACGCCGGCATTCTGTTCCCCGGTACGGCCGAGCAGATCACAGAAGAACAGTGGGATCAGACGTTTCAAGTGAATGTAAAAAGTGTCTGGCAGCTTTCCTGCGCAGTGTTGCCGCACTTTCGCAAGGCTGGTGGAGGCAACATCATCAACGTCGCTTCCGTGTTAGGGATCAACGGCGCACGCAACCGAGCTTCCTATTCGCCGTCGAAGGGTGCGGTAATTCTTCTCACCAAGTGCATGGCCATCGACCATGGGCACGAAAACATCCGGGTCAATGCGATCTGTCCTTCGTTTGTCGAGACTGATCTCACGGCGGCGTTTGTGAATGTCGCGCCCGACCCCGAAGGGCTGCGCCGTGAACGCATCGCCGTACATCCCATCGGGCGTCTCGGCAAGCCAGAAGATATCGCCGGACTGGCAGTCTATTTGGCAAGCGACGCCTCCAGTTGGGTGACGGGCGCCATCTATCCCGTGGATGGCGGGTACCTCGCGGTCTGA
- a CDS encoding Mrp/NBP35 family ATP-binding protein, translating into MVAVGSGKGGVGKTTLAVSLALVLSKMGHRVGLLDADVYGPNVPLMLGTAEQPKVLGDNRIEPVSVHGLKVISVGFLNPGDKPLIWRGPMLHSIIRQFLGSVEWGLLDYLIIDLPPGTGDVALSLIQTVPLTGSIVVSTPSDVALQDARKAIEMFRQMKVDIVGMVENMSYFVCPHCQHEVDIFSRGGAEKTAAQFDVAFLGSVELDPEIRRAGDSGSPAVLKGEDSAHAKSLYAFARKVVERVEEVKASSTASVVQIQ; encoded by the coding sequence ATTGTTGCCGTGGGTTCCGGCAAGGGCGGAGTTGGCAAGACCACGCTCGCAGTCAGCCTCGCGCTGGTGCTGAGCAAGATGGGGCATCGTGTCGGCCTTCTCGACGCGGACGTGTACGGCCCGAACGTGCCGTTGATGCTTGGTACAGCGGAACAGCCAAAAGTTTTGGGCGACAATCGCATCGAGCCAGTGAGCGTGCATGGCCTCAAGGTGATTTCAGTCGGCTTCCTGAATCCCGGGGACAAACCGTTGATCTGGCGCGGACCGATGCTGCATTCGATCATCCGGCAATTTCTTGGGTCGGTGGAATGGGGCCTACTCGACTATCTGATCATCGACCTTCCTCCGGGAACCGGCGATGTTGCACTCTCGCTGATTCAAACGGTCCCGTTGACGGGTTCGATCGTAGTCTCGACGCCATCCGATGTGGCTTTGCAGGATGCGCGCAAAGCGATCGAGATGTTTCGCCAGATGAAGGTGGACATCGTCGGCATGGTGGAGAACATGAGTTACTTCGTGTGCCCGCATTGCCAGCACGAAGTTGATATTTTTTCCCGTGGCGGAGCCGAGAAGACTGCCGCTCAGTTCGATGTAGCTTTCCTCGGTAGCGTGGAACTCGATCCTGAAATTCGCAGGGCGGGAGACAGTGGTTCTCCGGCAGTACTCAAAGGCGAGGATTCGGCCCACGCGAAATCGCTCTACGCATTTGCCCGCAAGGTGGTGGAGCGGGTGGAAGAAGTTAAGGCCAGTAGTACCGCCAGCGTGGTCCAGATCCAATAA
- a CDS encoding aldo/keto reductase codes for MTTPTIPDFLYGTAWKEDRTAALTELAIRTGFRAIDTANQRRHYFEEGVGQGLAAAYRGGVVTRSDLFLQTKFTYQRGQDHRLPYDPAASLAVQVAQSMASSLEHLGTDYVDSYVLHGPSSGYGWTEEDAEVWEAMRKERVAGRTRLLGVSNVSLQHLEQMAVAHSEVPTFVQNRCFARTGWDRDVRSFCRERNIIYQGFSLLTANTDVLRHHLVADAAVRANATLAEVVFSFARSVGMLPMTGTSNVDHMQQDLASRELTLPVETVQAIESLAG; via the coding sequence ATGACGACTCCAACCATCCCCGACTTTCTCTACGGCACCGCCTGGAAGGAAGACCGCACGGCGGCATTGACGGAGCTTGCGATCCGTACCGGCTTTCGTGCCATTGATACTGCAAACCAGCGGCGTCATTACTTCGAAGAGGGAGTTGGTCAAGGGTTGGCGGCTGCGTATCGCGGCGGCGTCGTGACACGCTCCGACTTGTTCTTGCAGACGAAATTCACCTACCAGCGCGGACAAGATCACCGGCTCCCCTACGATCCTGCGGCCAGTCTCGCGGTCCAGGTTGCGCAGTCGATGGCAAGTTCGCTCGAACATCTTGGAACCGACTACGTGGATAGCTACGTATTGCACGGCCCGTCGTCAGGTTATGGCTGGACGGAAGAGGACGCGGAAGTCTGGGAAGCGATGCGAAAAGAACGCGTTGCAGGACGCACGCGCCTTCTTGGAGTCAGCAACGTGTCTCTGCAACACCTCGAGCAGATGGCAGTCGCGCACTCTGAAGTCCCCACATTCGTGCAGAACCGATGTTTCGCCAGAACCGGCTGGGACCGCGACGTACGATCGTTCTGTCGTGAACGCAACATCATCTATCAGGGCTTCTCACTGCTCACGGCGAATACTGATGTACTGCGCCATCATCTGGTTGCAGATGCCGCCGTGCGCGCGAATGCCACGCTTGCCGAAGTTGTCTTCAGCTTCGCGCGTTCCGTAGGGATGTTGCCGATGACCGGGACCTCCAATGTCGACCACATGCAACAGGACTTGGCGAGCCGCGAACTTACCCTCCCGGTGGAGACGGTGCAGGCGATCGAGTCGCTGGCCGGATAA